From the Amia ocellicauda isolate fAmiCal2 chromosome 21, fAmiCal2.hap1, whole genome shotgun sequence genome, one window contains:
- the hectd1 gene encoding E3 ubiquitin-protein ligase HECTD1 isoform X8, whose amino-acid sequence MADVDPDTLLEWLQMGQGDERDMQLIALEQLCMLLLMSDNVDRCFETCPPRTFLPALCKIFLDESAPDNVLEVTARAITYYLDVSAECTRRIVGVDGAIKALCSRLVVVELNNRTSRDLAEQCVKVLELICTRESGAVFEAGGLNCVLSFIRDSGHLVHKDTLHSAMAVVSRLCGKMEPQDSSLETCVESLSSLLKHEDHQVSDGALRCFASLADRFTRRGVDPAPLAKHGLTEELLSRMAAAGGTASGPSSTCKPGRTSTGATATAADSKVSNQVSTIVSLLSTLCRGSPLVTHDLLRSELPDSIESALQGDERCILDTMRLVDLLLVLLFEGRKALPKSNAGSTGRIPGLRRLDSSGERSHRQLIDCIRSKDTDALIDAIDTGAFEVNFMDDVGQTLLNWASAFGTQEMVEFLCERGADVNRGQRSSSLHYAACFGRPQVAKTLLRHGANPDLRDEDGKTPLDKARERGHSEVVAILQSPGDWMCPVNKGDDKKKKDVSKEEEESSEPKGDPEMAPIYLKRLLPVFAHTFQHTMLPSIRKASLALIRKMVHYCSEALLKEVCDSDAGHSLPTVLVEITATVLDQEDDDDGHLLALQIIRDLVDKGGDVFLDQLARLGVINKVSTLAGPTSDDENEEESKPEKWLLPFPQEDEPQEDAKEIQQGKPYHWRDWSIIRGRDCLYIWSDAAALELSNGSNGWFRFILDGKLATMYSSGSPEGGSDSSESRSEFLEKLQRARSQVKPATASQPVLSALGPTKLTVGNWSLTCLKEGEIAIHNSDGQQATILKEDLPGFVFESNRGTKHSFTAETSLGSEFVTGWTGKRGRKLKSKLEKTKQKVKTMARDLYDDHFKAVESMPRGVVVTLRNIATQLESAWELHTNRQCIEGENMWRDLMKTALENLIVVLKDENTISPYEVCSSGLVQALFTILNSVDLDVKHDCRPLMERINVFKTAFSENEGDDSQPAIALIRKLIAVLESIERLPLHLYDTPGSTYNLQILTRRLRFRLERAPGETALIDRTGRMLKMEPLATVESLEQYLLKMVAKQWYDFDRSSFVFVRKLREGQTFTFRHQHDFDENGIVYWIGTNAKTAYEWVNPAAYGLVVVTSSEGRNLPYGRLEDILSRDSSALNCHTNDDKNAWFAIDLGLWVIPSAYTLRHARGYGRSALRNWVFQVSKDGQNWTTLYTHVDDCSLNEPGSTATWPLDPSKDEKQGWRHIRIKQMGKNASGQTHYLSLSGLELYGTVSGVCEDQLGKAVKEAEANLRRQRRLFRSQVMKYIVPGARVVRGIDWKWRDQDGNPPGEGTVTGEAHNGTAQSWSSLVKNNCPDKASAAGASSSSRKGSSSSVCSVASSSDLSLSSAKLERRSESVLEHGATPGAENHEPIVVLSAADGLPHAEGGSASSASTSTLTADTGSENVDRKPGADATIRPAGESGAISMGIVSVSSPDVSSVSESSSKEAPSQRPLCSAANARLSVSSLLAAGAPMSSSASVPNLSSREASLMESFVRRAPNMSRTNATNNMNLSRSSSDNNTNTLGRNVMSTATVGLLRRRCRELCGEEAASPLMGAQSFPNLTTTGTTSTVTMSTSIVTSSNNVATATTGLSVGQSLSNTLTTSLTSTSSESDTGQEAEFSLYDFLDSCRANTLLAELDDEEDLPEPDDDDDENEDDNQDDQEYEEVLVRSRVNLGFHIHMNREEEEYETKGGRRRTWDDDFVLKRQFSALVPAFDPRPGRTNVQQTTDLEIPPPGTPRSEVLEEVECAPSPHLALILKVAGLGTSREVELPLSNYKSTIFYYVQKLLQLSCNGSVKSDKLRRIWEPTYTIMYRERKDSDKEKESGKMGCWSVEHVEQYLGTDELPKNDLITYLQKSADSTFLRHWKLTGTNKSIRKSRNCSQLIAAYKDFCERGSKSSGLSHGSLSSLQSCDILSSTREPAQAKAGSGQNACGVEDVLQLLRILYIIGGDPHSTRTLQEEADEQLQFSVSHEEFTSKKVTTKILQQIEEPLALASGALPDWCEQLTSKCPFLIPFETRQLYFTCTAFGASRAIVWLQNRREATMERSRPSTAVRRDDPGEFRVGRLKHERVKVPRGDSMMEWAENVMQIHADRKSVLEVEFLGEEGTGLGPTLEFYALVAAEFQKKSLGVWLCDDDFPDDESRQVDLGGGLKPPGYYVQRSCGLFPAPFPQDSDELDRISKLFLFLGVFLAKCIQDNRLVDLPISRPFFKLMCMGDIKSNMSKLLYESRGEGELTFSEIQSEASTEEGHDTYSMGSFDEDSKSEFILDPPKPKPPAWYHGILTWEDFELVNPHRAKFMREVKALAVKRRQILGNKALSEDEKNTRLQDLMLKNPAGSGPPLGVEDLGLNFQFCPSSKVHGFSAVDLKPHGEDEMVTMDNAEEYVELMFDFCMHTGIQKQMEAFRDGFNRVFPMEKLSSFSHEEVQMILCGNQSPSWTAEDIMNYTEPKLGYTRDSPGFLRFVQVLCGMSSDERKAFLQFTTGCSTLPPGGLANLHPRLTIVRKVDATDSSYPSVNTCVHYLKLPEYSSEEIMRDRLLAATMEKGFHLN is encoded by the exons GTCTCGGACGGAGCCCTGCGCTGCTTCGCCTCCCTGGCTGACCGCTTCACCCGACGGGGGGTGGACCCGGCGCCCCTGGCCAAGCACGGCCTAACGGAGGAGCTGCTGTCGCGCATGGCGGCGGCGGGGGGCACCGCGTCCGGACCCTCCTCCACCTGCAAGCCCGGCCGCACCTCGACCGGCGCCACGGCCACCGCTGCCGACTCCAAAGTCAGCAACCAGGTGTCCACCATCGTCAGCTTGCTGTCCACACTGTGCCGGGGGTCCCCGCTGGTGACGCAC GACCTGCTGCGGTCTGAGCTGCCCGACTCCATCGAGAGCGCCCTGCAGGGGGACGAGCGCTGCATCCTGGACACCATGCGGCTGGTGGACctgctgctggtgctgctgtTCGAGGGACGCAAGGCCCTGCCGAAGTCCAACGCCGGGTCCACAGGCCGCATCCCGGGCCTGCGGAGGCTGGACAGCTCGGGGGAGCGCTCCCACCGACAGCTCATCGACTGTATCCGGAGCAAAGACACGGACGCGCTGATCGACGCTATCGACACTGGAG CCTTTGAAGTCAATTTCATGGACGATGTCGGACAGACGCTCTTGAACTGGGCCTCGGCATTCGGCACTCAAGAGATG GTGGAATTCTTGTGTGAGAGGGGTGCGGATGTCAACCGAGGTCAGAGGTCGTCTTCACTACATTATGCTGCTTGCTTTGGGAGACCTCAAGTGGCAAAG ACTCTACTGCGCCATGGAGCCAATCCAGACCTGCGAGACGAAGATGGCAAGACGCCGCTGGACAAGGCCCGAGAGAGGGGCCACAGCGAGGTGGTGGCGATCCTGCAGTCCCCAG GTGACTGGATGTGCCCAGTGAACAAAGGGGAcgacaagaagaagaaagatgtcagcaaggaggaggaggagagcagtGAGCCCAAAGGGGATCCGGAAATGGCCCCCATCTATCTGAAGAGGCTGCTGCCCGTCTTCGCGCACACCTTTCAACACACGATGCTGCCTTCGATTAG GAAAGCGAGCCTCGCCCTCATCAGGAAGATGGTCCACTACTGCTCCGAGGCCCTTCTGAAGGAGGTGTGCGACTCGGACGCCGGTCACAGTTTGCCCACGGTGTTGGTGGAGATCACCGCCACTGTCCTGGATCAGGAG GACGACGACGATGGACACCTGCTGGCTCTGCAGATCATCCGGGATCTGGTCGATAAGGGGGGAGATGTCTTCCTGGACCAGCTGGCCAGGCTCGGGGTCATCAACAAGGTGTCCACTCTGGCAGGGCCGACCTCAGACGACGAGAACGAAGAAGAGTCGAAGCCTGAGAAG TGGCTGTTGCCGTTCCCCCAGGAGGACGAGCCCCAGGAAGATGCCAAAGAGATCCAGCAGGGTAAGCCCTACCACTGGAGGGACTGGTCCATCATCCGCGGCCGCGACTGCCTGTACATCTGGAGCGACGCGGCCGCCCTGGAGCTGTCCAACGGCAGCAACGGCTGGTTCCGCTTCATCCTGGACGGCAAGCTGGCCACCATGTACTCCAGCGGCAGCCCTGAGGGGGGATCGGACAGCTCAG AAAGCAGGAGCGAGTTCTTGGAGAAGCTGCAGAGAGCTCGGAGCCAAGTGAAACCGGCCACCGCCAGTCAGCCGGTGCTCTCGGCTCTGGGCCCCACCAAGCTCACTGTGGGGAACTGGTCTCTCACCTGCCTGAAGGAAGGAGAGATTGCCATCCACAACTCGGACGGCCAGCAGGCCACCATCCTGAAGGAGGACCTGCCTGGCTTCGTGTTCGAGTCCAACCGAGGGACCAAGCACTCCTTCACTGCGGAAACCTCCCTCG GTTCGGAGTTCGTGACGGGCTGGACCGGAAAACGAGGACGGAAACTCAAGTCTAAACTGGAAAAGACAAAGCAAAAG GTGAAGACCATGGCCCGAGATCTGTATGATGACCACTTCAAGGCGGTGGAGAGCATGCCCAGGGGGGTGGTGGTCACCTTGAGGAACATTGCCACCCAGCTGGAGTCTGCATGGGAGCTCCACACCAACAGACAG TGTATTGAGGGCGAGAACATGTGGAGAGACCTCATGAAGACGGCCCTGGAGAACCTGATTGTGGTGCTGAAGGACGAGAACACCATCTCCCCGTACGAGGTGTGCAGCAGCGGCCTCGTGCAGGCGCTGTTCACCATCCTCAAC AGCGTGGATCTGGATGTGAAGCACGATTGTAGGCCACTGATGGAGAGGATCAACGTCTTCAAAACGGCGTTCAGTGAGAACGAAGGCGATGACAG tcAACCTGCAATTGCCTTAATTCGCAAGCTCATCGCAGTTCTGGAGTCCATCGAGCGGCTGCCTCTCCACCTGTACGACACGCCAGGGTCTACGTACAACCTCCAG ATTCTGACCCGGCGGCTTCGGTTCCGTCTGGAGCGCGCGCCTGGCGAGACTGCGCTGATCGACCGCACCGGCAGGATGCTCAAGATGGAGCCGCTGGCCACCGTGGAGTCCCTGGAGCAGTACCTCCTCAAAATG GTGGCCAAGCAGTGGTACGACTTCGACCGGTCCTCCTTCGTGTTTGTCAGGAAGCTCCGTGAGGGGCAGACCTTCACCTTCCGGCACCAGCACGACTTCGACGAGAACGGCATCGTCTACTGGATCGGCACAAACGCCAA GACTGCCTATGAGTGGGTGAACCCCGCGGCCTACGGGCTGGTGGTGGTGACGTCCTCGGAGGGGAGGAACCTGCCCTACGGCCGGCTGGAGGACATCCTGAGCCGGGACAGCTCGGCGCTCAACTGCCACACCAACGACGACAAGAACGCCTGGTTTGCCATCGACCTTGGCCTGTGGGTCATCCCCTCGGCCTATACCCTGAGACATGCGCGCGGCTACGGACGGTCCGCCCTGCGGAACTGGGTGTTCCAGGTGTCTAAAGACGGGCAGAACTGGACCACGCTGTACACCCATGTGGACGACTGCAGTCTCAACGAGCCGGG GTCTACAGCCACGTGGCCGCTGGACCCGTCCAAAGACGAGAAGCAGGGCTGGAGGCACATCCGCATCAAGCAGATGGGCAAGAACGCAAGCGGCCAGACGCACTACCTGTCTCTGTCGGGGCTGGAGCTCTACGGCACGGTCAGCGGAGTGTGCGAAGACCAGCTGG GGAAAGCAGTCAAGGAGGCCGAGGCCAACCTGAGGAGGCAGCGGCGCCTGTTCCGCTCCCAGGTGATGAAGTATATCGTCCCCGGTGCCCGAGTGGTCCGGGGCATCGACTGGAAGTGGAGAGACCAGGATGGGAACCCGCCCGGGGAGGGCACGGTGACCGGAGAGGCGCACAACG GCACAGCGCAGTCCTGGAGCAGCCTGGTGAAAAATAACTGTCCGGACAAGGCCTCCGCGGCGGGggccagctcctcctccaggaAAGGCAGCAGCAGCTCGGTGTGTAGCGTGGCCAGCAGCAGTGATCTCAGTCTGAGCTCGGCCAAACTGGAGCGCCGGTCCGAGAGCGTGCTGGAGCACGGCGCCACGCCTGGCGCCGAGAACCACGAGCCCATAGTGGTCCTGTCCGCCGCCGACGGCCTGCCCCACGCCGAGGGCGGCTCCGCTTCCAGCGCCAGCACCAGCACTTTAACCGCCGACACGGGCAGCGAAAACGTGGACAGGAAGCCGGGCGCCGACGCCACAATACGGCCCGCCGGCGAGTCGGGCGCCATTTCCATGGGAATAGTGAGCGTCAGTTCTCCGGACGTCAGTTCTGTCTCGGAGTCGTCCAGCAAGGAAGCCCCGTCCCAGCGGCCGCTCTGCTCAGCGGCCAACGCCCGCCTGTCCGTGAGTTCGCTGCTGGCGGCTGGCGCGCCCATGAGCTCCAGCGCCAGCGTGCCCAACCTGTCGTCGCGGGAGGCCAGCCTGATGGAGTCGTTCGTCAGGAGGGCGCCCAACATGTCGCGCACCAACGCCACCAACAACATGAACCTGAGCCGCAGCAGCAGCGACAACAACACCAACACGCTGGGCCGGAACGTCATGAGCACCGCCA CAGTCGGGCTGCTGCGGCGGCGATGTAGAGAGCTGTGTGGGGAGGAAGCTG CTTCTCCTCTCATGGGTGCGCAGAGTTTTCCTAACCTCACTACCACTGGCACCACCTCGACCGTTACAATGTCCACCTCCATAGTAACCAGCAGCAATAACGTAGCCACCGCGACCACAGGTCTGTCCGTCGGCCAGTCGCTCAGTAACACTCTGACGACCAGCCTGACCTCCACGTCTAGCGAGAGCGACACGGGTCAGGAGGCCGAGTTCTCTCTCTATG ATTTCCTGGACAGCTGCCGCGCCAACACCCTGCTGGCGGAGCTGGACGACGAGGAGGACCTGCCCGAGCCGGACGACGACGACGATGAGAACGAAGACGACAACCAGGACGACCAGGAGTATGAGGAAGTTTTGGTACGGTCCCGGGTAAACCTTGGTTTCCACATTCATATGAATAGG gaggaggaggagtacgAGACCAAAGGAGGCCGGCGGCGGACCTGGGACGACGACTTCGTCCTGAAGCGCCAGTTTTCTGCTTTGGTGCCGGCTTTCGATCCCAGACCGGGCCGCACCAATGTGCAGCAGACCACTGATCTGGAAATCCCCCCTCCAG GGACGCCCCGCTCGGAGGTGCTGGAGGAGGTGGAGTGTGCCCCCTCTCCCCACCTGGCCCTGATCCTGAAGGTGGCGGGTCTGGGCACCAGCAGAGAGGTGGAGCTGCCCCTGTCCAACTACAAGTCCACCATTTTCTACTACGTGCAGAAGCTCCTGCAGTTGTCCTGCAATGGCAGCGTGAAATCTGACAAACTCCGGCGGATCTGGGAGCCGACGTACAC GATAATGTACAGAGAAAGGAAGGATTccgacaaagaaaaagaaagtggaAAGATG GGTTGCTGGTCTGTTGAGCATGTGGAACAGTACCTTGGCACTGATGAATTACCAAAGAATGACTTGATAACCTACCTGCAGAAGAGTGCAGACTCCACTTTCCTCCGCCACTGGAAATTAACCGGCACTAATAAAAGTATTAGGAAAAGCAGAAATTGTTCTCAGCTCATAGCTGCATACAAG GATTTCTGTGAGCGCGGCTCCAAGTCATCGGGCCTGAGCCATGGCTCGCTGTCCTCCCTGCAGAGCTGCGACATCCTGAGCTCGACCCGGGAGCCGGCGCAGGCCAAGGCGGGCAGCGGGCAGAACGCCTGCGGAGTGGAGGACGTGCTGCAGCTCCTCCGCATCCTGTACATCATCGGGGGAGACCCCCACTCCACCCGGACCCTCCAGGAAG AAGCTGATGAACAACTTCAGTTCAGCGTTTCACACGAGGAGTTTACCAGTAAAAAGGTCACAACCAAAATCCTGCAGCAGATCGAG GAGCCACTGGCGCTGGCGAGTGGAGCTCTGCCAGACTGGTGTGAACAGCTGACCAGCAAGTGTCCTTTCCTCATCCCCTTCGAGACGAGGCAGCTGTACTTCACCTGCACGGCGTTTGGGGCGTCCAG GGCCATAGTGTGGCTCCAGAACCGGCGCGAGGCGACGATGGAGCGGTCCCGGCCCTCCACGGCGGTGCGGAGGGACGACCCGGGCGAGTTCCGCGTGGGTCGCCTGAAGCACGAACGTGTCAAGGTCCCCCGCGGAGACAGCATGATGGAGTGGGCTGAGAACGTCATGCAGATCCATGCGGACAGGAAGTCTGTCCTGGAG GTGGAGTTCCTGGGAGAAGAAGGCACCGGACTGGGCCCGACCCTGGAGTTCTACGCGCTGGTGGCAgccgagtttcagaagaaatcGCTGGGAGTCTGGCTCTGCGACGACGACTTCCCGGACGATGAGTCTCGACAG GTGGACCTGGGTGGTGGGCTGAAGCCCCCGGGCTACTACGTCCAGCGGTCCTGTGGGCTCTTCCCCGCGCCCTTCCCCCAGGACAGCGACGAGCTGGACCGCATCAGCAAGCTGTTCCTGTTCCTGGGCGTCTTCCTGGCCAAGTGCATCCAGGACAACCGTCTGGTGGACCTGCCCATCTCCAGGCCCTTCTTCAAGCTCATGTGCATGGGTGACATCAAGAGCAACATGAGCAAGCTGCTGTACGAGTCGCGTGGCGAGGGCGAGCTCACCTTCTCCGAGATCCAGTCGGAGGCGTCCACCGAGGAAGGCCATGACACCTACTCCATGGGCAGCTTCGACGAGGACTCCAAGTCCGAGTTCATCCTGGACCCGCCCAAGCCCAAACCGCCTGCCTGGTACCACGGCATCCTAACCTGGGAGGACTTCGAGCTGGTCAACCCGCACCGGGCCAAGTTCATGAGGGAGGTCAAGGCGCTGGCGGTGAAGCGGCGCCAGATCCTCGGCAACAAGGCCCTGTCGGAGGACGAGAAGAACACGCGGCTGCAGGACCTGATGCTGAAGAACCCCGCTGGGTCCGGGCCGCCGCTGGGCGTTGAGGATCTGGG GTTGAATTTCCAGTTCTGCCCGTCGTCCAAAGTGCACGGGTTCTCGGCGGTGGACCTGAAGCCCCACGGAGAAGACGAG ATGGTGACGATGGACAATGCGGAGGAGTACGTGGAGCTGATGTTCGACTTCTGTATGCACACCGGGATCCAGAAACAGATGGAGGCCTTCAGAG ACGGCTTCAACCGGGTCTTCCCGATGGAGAAGCTCAGCTCCTTCAGCCACGAGGAGGTGCAGATGATCCTGTGTGGGAACCAGTCGCCCTCCTGGACTGCAGAGGACATCATGAACTACACTGAGCCCAAACTGGGCTACACCCGCGACAG CCCTGGCTTCCTGCGCTTCGTCCAGGTCCTGTGTGGCATGTCTTCGGATGAGCGGAAAGCCTTCCTGCAGTTCACCACGGGATGCTCGACGCTGCCCCCGGGCGGCCTGGCCAACCTGCACCCCCGCCTCACCATCGTCCGCAAG GTGGACGCCACAGACTCCAGCTACCCGTCGGTGAACACGTGTGTGCACTACCTGAAGCTGCCCGAGTATTCCTCAGAGGAGATCATGAGGGACCGGCTGCTGGCCGCCACCATGGAGAAGGGCTTCCACCTGAACTGA